A region of the Myripristis murdjan chromosome 10, fMyrMur1.1, whole genome shotgun sequence genome:
AATGGAACAAAGACACCGTGagggaacacagacacacacacacacacacacacacatcagagaacacacaaacatacacacacaaatacactaaagaaaaaaaaaaaacagtcttcgCCATTTAATAACAAAAGGTCATACTCACCAAGATATATCTTAAACAGTATACACAAATATTTATGTCAAAACATTTGCCTTCACATAACAAATGGGTAGTATTAATATGTGTTCTGTATCTTAAAGCATTAAGGACTTATAGATTAAGGACTTATACAGTCCCCACCTCACCATTAtgtgaacagcaggaaggctgcaattaaatcaaaatcaaaatgtcactttGCTGACTCTTGTACAAAGGGTCTCAGTATGTCAACAAATACTCCAAAATGAACCATTTCAAAATGGAAtgtaatttcaaataataaatgaCTTTCAGAGATGTCCTATTCAAGCTGTTCCAGTCAAGGAATGTGAATATATTGATATGATTTGGATTTACACAAGTAGCAGCAGGGTGTTTGAGATTTCTCTAGAGTTAAAGATTTCATTGGAATGGCTTTCAGTGGAAAACTTTGGAGAAAACATGGACCATTTGTAAATTCCAGCACAAAAATGCTTGAATTGCAAACACTTGAAGATACTGTCTATTAGTGCAAAGTTATGGCAGCATTAGTCCAAACTTATGAGCACTGGCCTTTGAACCTTTCATCAGCCCTAGCCATTGAGTCTATagccgcatgtgtgtgtgttgactcaTTTCATTGCTGTGTATCCCCACTTTCTCTGTCGGTCTCGACCTGTCCTCAGGTCTGGTTCAGGTAGTCACTATGGGACTCTGTCAGGACCAGTCGAGGCCATGAGTGCCTTGACAATCACCCAGAAAGCTCAGCCCTCTCCTGGACGCAACATCCTCACCTCCCCTGCCAAGAAAGGAAGTGGCTACAggtatttcttttttcagtctggggggtggtggtggtggtctgttcatttttacattttatttatttatttattttggtagtTTTATGTACAACTTTCTTGTGATGTACTTTCAAATTCataattgtaataattacaaatataaatCGTATTTTTCGTATTTtcgtattttttttaatctatttttttccaaaattttcagtatttatttatttatttatttatttttgctaaatGCTTGCTAatttttcagatcatttttggCCATAGATACAAttattgcattgtttttttttcatttcttactaatttgctcattttcccaatgtttttgaaaataatcaaatacattttctcagGTTTGAAAGGTTTAATTGAgatcccctcccctccccccaccccagcATATAATATTGACAGGAAATGATGCAACTGAGTAACATGTTATTCACTGCAGCTTTCCCAATTTAACACTGTCCAAAATGGAGCTGTATGCCTCAGACCCCTACGACAGGGCCAAGGAACTACTGAAGGTAACACTTAACTCTTAACCCTAAATCTCCCTTCATCTCCTACATTTTAATTCCTTATTTCTACCCAACCTGTGAAATAGCAGTAGGGAATgctaaaagcttttttttttttttaaatggaacttTGATTACTGCCTTTAAAAGTAACTTGTTACATGACAGTGTTTTCTATCTTCTGAGAAAAGTCATGTGTTGGAGTAACATAGTGTTCCTCCCAAAAGCCTGTGTGATGCCTTATGTTGAGTATTCTTCCTACTTGTGTGTTAACACAGTAGTTAATGCATTACAGAGCCATGTGCACCCATAATTAACTCTGCATGGTAATAACAGGCATAACAGATACAATAGCTGCTTTATAGTTCACAAAGTCTGGggattatattttcatttgttttggcaCTGATAAAAGAATCAGTCTGATAATGGCTTGCTAATTTGAAAAGGTAACTAAGCACTTGATTTATatatgaactgaaatgtgctaaGTTACTAATTACCACAGAAAGTTACCACAGAAAAGTAATGAGTTTGCTAATGCTCCATAAATATGCTGCACCAATATTGTAGCTCATGTTTTCATAGTTAacattgctgtagagctcacttgttgaaaaattacattttggagGCTAGATCACTCATTTTAGTCAGGAGAaatctctgtcctctctctgcatagaaaggacttCACATTCTCACAGTTTTGCAGTAATTTCTACACTCAGTGGtgataataaaaaacattttaatgaaaaatagcACTTTTGAGTCTACCATTGCTTTAAGCTAGTACTGCCACTACTTTTAGTGACACTACCGCCCAGCACAGCTTGCATCCCTACCACATGTgaaacactgtgtttgtgtgtgtgtgtgctccagagAGAGATAGCAAGCCATCGCTCCAGACTGAAGGGTGGCCCCTTCAAGCTCAACCTTCACCCCAGAGACTATTTCCATGACAACCCATACCATAGTGGCAAGCCACTCCCACCAGCAAATAAGCCACACCTACCACAAAAGAAAGACCTACCACTTCCCTTCAAACCTCCCTCCCCCAGTAAACGGGTAACTATCTATAAATGTATGAGGGTTAAATAGACACAATACATGGACAAAAATATTgagccacacctcttaatcattgaattcaggtgtttcattcagtcccttAGCCACACCAACACTtggccatgcagtctgcctttacaaacatttgtgagaGAATGGCTCGTtgtaaagagctcactgaattccagcgtggtgctgtaatgtaataggatacaactgttgcaacaagtcagttggtgAATTTTGTCCCTTcaagatattccaccatcagttGTAAGTAgtgttattgcaaagtggaagtgtttatgaaccacagcaactcagccaccaggtggcagcaccacataaagttacagagtggggTCACTGAGCGCTGAGGAGCatggagtggtgtaaagcacgccgccacatGACTCTGGAGTGaaggaaacgtgttctgtgagtgaccaatcacacttctctatctggcagtctgatggacgagtctgggtttggtgaatgccaggagaacgttccctgcctgactgcattgtgctgactgtaaagtttgctggaggagggataacgctatgggttggtttttctgggctcggcctcagccccttctctgcttccagctttgtgggactagtttggggaaggcccttttctgtccgagcaggactgagccccagtgcacaaagcagctccataaaggcatggctggctgagtttggtgtggaagaactggaCTGGCCCaaacagagccctgacctcaaccccatccaacacctttgggatcaactagaacagagattgtgagccgggccctctggtccaacatcagtgtctgacctcacaaatgctcttctggatgaacgggcaaaaattcccacagacacactccaacatctggtagaaagcttTCCCaaaagagtggaagctgttctagctgcaaaggggggccaactccatattaatgcctatggatttgaATGGGATGTCacaaaagctcctgtaggtgtaacatgtaggtggtccaatacttttgtccatatagtgtatatggGTCAAATAGGCCTATAgtctttttctttaaaatagGAACTGCTCCAGGCAATGGTGaatatgatgcagttttattgattacatatttttgtagatTTGATGAAAACTATACTGTTTGCCTAAGGGAATCTGAATGTTGTTTAAGAGCCCTTTGCACCTTGCCATCACTCACAAAGCTATTCTCAATTGAAACTAATGAAAATCCTGATTTCTGacttgtgtatgtgcattctCATGTTTATGTGATTATGTCCTGTGTCAGGTTGGGGGAATGAAAGCAGGGACATTTGATGTTTATCCCCCTCATTCTGCTGATCCCTACACTCCTCGTCGCCCCAAACAAACCAGTCAAGAGTGCCGGATCTTTCGACCAGCTCCTGGTCCTAAGAGCACACCCATCAGAAGCATCATCAACCTCAATGCTAGCAGGTTCATGTCCTTACTCTTATCCTTACTTTCAGGTGAGATAGGGATCTTGTCATTCCCACCTCCATGCTGAATCTGTTCCATTGGAACCAATATaggagaccaaaaaaaaaaaaaaatgtatctggTCATTGACAGCGAATGACTCACTAACGAGAGACAATGATGATAACTAATGTTAGATACTAATATTAGCTAGGCTAGCTACAGCTATTCATCTTCACTGTCAGTGCTAGGTCtgttaatcaaattaaaatactaTGCTATCATAAATCTATACCATTGTAAAGTAAAGACTGCAAAGAACGCTTCACCGAAGCTATAAAAATTCACtcataaaaattcacaaaaaactTTATCTTTGATTTCACTGTCTGACATTTTATTGTGACACCATATCTGGTTATTTTAGCACATTTGAAGCATTCAGATCTTCTCTGTAATCCCACCTTAAATGTTTTTCCTTTGCACTTTTTGATGAAGGAAGTCAGATTtctcccagtgacaagtccagtgGAAAGCTCCAAATAATGCTCACTCTGGCAGCCATACTGGACAACAACAAATTGCATTTGTAAACCACCTCAAAAGAACTCAAACACAACTGatttctgtgctgtgtttgaCTTGGAACTGATCAGTTCGTCACTGATAATCTGATGAATTTTGTATTTCGATTAATGCATATTGTTAGCTTGTTAACCATAACATCTGTTCAGCTAATAATCACCGTCATGTTGGAAAGGCACCTAATTAGGACACAAGCTAATTTATCTATAGATACTACCAAAAAACACATTCCTATCTAAATCTCgtcttttgctgtgttttttgtttatgttgtttcaGGGTGGTGCACTCTGCAAACTACGCTTCCCCTGCCTGAGCTGTTGTGAGTCTTTGACTACATTACCCATATTTCATCACCATGGGCTCAGTGTATAAATCATACCATGTGGCAGTCCCTGATATGGCAATACTTCTATGGGTCATGCCAACATTATAAAGGTTCTAGCAGTGATTTAATGTACCAAGAAGGGTTCCCTGGATGAATTTCTGGTGCAGGTGTAATAGATAACTAAGGACGAGGACAACCTAATCTTGGGCTCATCTTCCCTGAACTCAgtgccattttctcctctttctctctttcctctcccacATAGAGCCGGCAAAATGGGCAAGGGTGGGTTTGGCTGAGTTGAAGGGTACTGCGTGACACTTTGAATGTGCACCTTATCTtagtttgttggtttgttttctccccttctcttttccttctcttctgCTGGCTGTTACTTTATGCATGACAGAAAATCCGAAGCCTATATTACACTTATACTGTCATCCCTCTTTAAATTCTGActttaataaaatgtaattgaCATCGAAAGCACAGTTTGCTGCCATTTTTCTGGTCAGCAATTTCATAGTAAGTTTCCCACTTTCAGAAAAGACATTTGTAATGGTTTTTGAGAGGATGAAACAACTACCCAATTGAACTGTTCAGGGCTAACAAGAGGCTACAACAAAATGGTAAGTTTCTCATCACTAAAGGTAGTAGTGAGGTTTTGCTATACAATTCTAAATGATGATAATCAACATTTTTGTACAGCCTGGGTAGAACATACCCAGTCCGTCCTATTACAATGTGTTTAACatgacaaaaactgtgtgcaggGAGTCCATCAAAGCTTTTTGATTCCTGATTTGCTCTGCCTCTCACTTGGAGGAGACATGGGAGGAATGAAATGGAGGACAAATGGgaccattcattttcaatttcatcatcAAAAATGGATGTGTGGGCTTGGATTTTGCCACTCCTACATGGTGATTTGTCTCACTTATCTAAAAACATATGCAAAAGATATACTTCTCTGCACTTGGTCCTTGGTCACCTTTCATGTATCTTTTATGTATAGAACTCCTTCAGATACATAGATCTAAATCTCTGTTGATCCTGTAGAAACTTGTAAAGCATCatttaaacagacagacagagagattcGTGACAATGAATAGGACATAgcaataaaaatatacacaatTACCATAGAATTActataaaacacaacaattaaACACATCATTGTTAAGTACTTATGTACAACCATAAAAATCATTCCAGCCATCATTAATTACTGATGACACCACTTGGACTGACACTGAGACATATTGCACaactccctctctgtgtgttgaTCAGTTTAAGTGCTGCAGGCACCTTGGTGTCCTACATACTATGCCAGAGGGAAGAAGCTAAAATTCTGAGCTTAGGACATGAGGGAGGTCTGGCATGATCCTTTCAGCATGTCTGATGACAGACTGTTCATAATGCATCGAAGTGACAATTTTTAGTCTAAACTGCACCAGGTGGGTGATCCCAGATCTGAAATGTATGGACAAATTCTAGAAGCATGTTATTACTCCAATGCTTCTACTAGACTTTAAAAAGATCAACGTTAGCTTCTTCTCAACACCACCCTGAGCCTGAGTAGAGAAGACAGCCTTTGATGCAGCCTTGAACAGATGGACATGGACATCAACATGAGATCTCCAGGAGAAAGTGTCATTCATGTCGACTCCAAGATATCTGTGTGAACTGACTGGAGTGATGCTTTCATCATGGATGGTAAGTGGTAAATGCTCAGCTCAGAAGTTTAAGATTAAGTGATTGTCATAACACCACTGTACAAACTATGCAGtctcattaaaatataatttactGTCACTGTGCAGTAAACTAAGAATCACAGTGTTATCTGAGAATTTAATTATACAGTTAGCAGACTGAGTACATGTGCAATCATCAGTTTACAGCATGGATAGGGTGGGAGATCTCATTAATATATAGTAAACAAGATGTTGTCTTGTTTTGGTCTTGGTTCATGTTTCTTGGTCAAGACTCTGCACAGCTGGACaaactttaaagggatagttcacatTTTTGTACATGAAGTTATATGAAATCCTCCCCGGCAGTGTAGTGAATGAATAGGGCAAGGTTCTGGCCTCCTTAAGTATTATAATAGGTACTTCCAGCTAGTTTGCTGgggtcaaaaaataaaaagttttgcttCTTAAAACAGTGTGCATGCTAAATAGTAATTCATTTCCATTACAAAaccaacaacaggaaaaaagtcAGACTTCACAATCACTCTGCACCATTTTCACTCCATCAGTATCAGTGCTCGCTCCTGCAGGGTGGCGGCCACGCTTATTCTATCAGCTGTTTCAAAGCAAAGGTGCTTGGATGGCGACTGCCATGACCTGAGAGAGCTAGACATACAGTAGATAGACAAGTTTATtgtcagagaggaaaaacaaaaatagtgcAGACTTGTGATTTTCCTGGCTGTAGTAACAAAAACCTGCCGAAAATTTGCTGGTCAAATACATAAGGCCTTCGCCTtatctgtttttctgaattaattcTCCTTGGTGCACTGGGGAAGCTTACTCTAGGGTGCTGGAAAAGAGACTCCGGCTGATTGTCGAACCTCGGATTCCAGAGGAAACATTCAGATTCCATCCTGGCCATGGAACAGTGGACCAGCTCTGCACCCTTGAGAGTTTGACTATCCAgtctacatgtgttttgtggatttgGAGAAGGTTTATGATTGTTTCCCCCTAGGGCATCCTGTGGGCGCTGCTGCAGGAATATGTTGTACTGGGTATGCTGCTGTGGGCCATCTGGTCCCTGTATAACTGTAATGAGAGCTGTGTCTGCGTTCTTGGCACCAGGTCGAGCTCGTTTCCAGTGGGTGTTGGATTGCCAGGGCTGCCCCTTGTCCCCAATTCTGCTCTTGATCTTAATGGACAGGATTTGAAGACGTAGTCAGTGTGTAGAGGGTGTCCAGTTTAGTGACCACAGGATTGCATCCTTGCTTATTGATCTCATTAGGCTGTGACCTTCAGGATTCACTGGGGTGGTTTGCAGCCAAGTACGAAGTCTTCGGGATGAGGATCAGTACCTCtaagtccgaggccatggttctctgcCAGGAAAAGGTAGTTTGTCCTCTCTGAGTGGGGAGTAAGCTCAGGTGTCTCGGATTCTTGTTAATGAGAGAGAGTAAAGTGGAGCAGGAGATTGACAGACGGATTGGGGCAGTGACAGCAGTTATGTGGTCACTATACCAGACCATTGTgatgaagaaggagctgaggcAGAAGGCAAGGCTCTCGATTTACTGGTCAATCTTTCCAGCAATCCTCACCTATGGTCACGAGCTCTGGGTAGTGACCCAGAATGAGATTGTGGACACAAGTGGCGGAAATGGGCACATCTTTagggatagggtgaggagcttgGACATCCGcaaggagctcggagtagagccacTGCTCCTCTACATTAAAAGGAGCCAGTTGTGGTTCCTGGCCGTCTCCCAGTGCAGGTGTTCCAGGCAGATTCACTTATCTGCCTGGAAGAGGCCCCTGAGGGCCCAGGGGGACTATGTCTACCAGCTGGCCTGGGAATGCCTTGAGATCCCCTAGGAaaagctggtggatgtggccggGGAAAAGACTAtct
Encoded here:
- the cfap96 gene encoding cilia-and flagella-associated protein 96; the encoded protein is MPAGDGKSDMERLGVFKEMGYISIGDKYTLASYHPFNESAYHSRQMQAGVAKHTCALQSGFFDSTFRRIFEREALNDPLRLARRYRIQQAKKNLGKAFLPCNGTKTPSGSGSHYGTLSGPVEAMSALTITQKAQPSPGRNILTSPAKKGSGYSFPNLTLSKMELYASDPYDRAKELLKREIASHRSRLKGGPFKLNLHPRDYFHDNPYHSGKPLPPANKPHLPQKKDLPLPFKPPSPSKRVGGMKAGTFDVYPPHSADPYTPRRPKQTSQECRIFRPAPGPKSTPIRSIINLNASRVVHSANYASPA